catcacggggtgcttcgaaacgacgaactttagcaacggtgcacagttagaggagaacacttcttgaaattgttgtaagggatcatcttatttactaccgtcgttctaagtaaacaagatgcataaacataataaacatcacatgcaattatatagtagtgacatgatatggccaatatcatctagctccattgatctctatcttcggggctccatgatcatcttgtcaccggcatgacaccatgatctccatcatcgtgtcttcatgaagttgtcacgccaacgattacttctacttctatggctaacgcgtttagcaataaagtaaagtaatttacatggcgttcttcaatgacacgcaggtcatacaaaaaataaagacaactcctatggctcctgccggttgtcatactcatcgacatgcaagtcgtgattcctattacaagaacatgatctcatacatcacaatatatcattcatcattcatcacaacttctggccatatcacatcacatgacaattgctgcaaaaacaagttagacatcctctaattgttgttgcatcttttacgtggctgcaattgggttctagcaagaacgttttcttacctacgaataaccacaacatgattttgtcaacttctatttacccttcataaggacccttttcatcgaatccgctccaactaaagtgggagagacagacacccaccagccaccttatgcaactagtgcatgtctgtcggtggaaccggtctcacgtaagcgtacgtgtaaggttggtccgggccgcttcatcccacaataccactgaagcaagaaaagactagtagtggcaagcaagttgacaagatccacgcccacaacaaaattgtgttctactcgtgcaatagagaactacgcatagacctagctcatgatgccactgttggggaacgttgcagaaaattaaaacttttcctacggtttcaccaagatccatctatgagttcatctaagcaacgagtcatgggagagagattgcatctacataccacttgtagatcgagtgcggaagcgttcaaggggatggtgatgatggagtcgtactcgccgtgattcagatcaccgatgaccaagtgctgaactgacagcacctccgcgttcaacacacgtacgggacgggagacgtctcctccttcttgatccagcaagggggaaggagaggttgatgatggtccagcagcacgacggcgtggtggtggatgcagcagaactccggcagggcttcgccaagctgctgtgggaggaggacgaggtgtagcagggggagggaggcgccaatgcacagggtgcggctgccctcccccctgacctcctttatataggcccccaggggggcgccagccctgggagattcaatctcccaagggggcggcggccaggggggtggagtgccccccaaggcatgtggtgcgcccccccccaccctagggtttcaaccctaggcacagggggtgggcctaggggggcgcaccagcccactatgggctggctcccctcccacttcatcccatggggccctccgggatgggtggccccacccggtggacccccgggacccttccggtggtcccggtacattaccgggcgaccccgaaactttcccgatggccgaaataccacttcctatatataattctttacctccggaccattccgaaactcctcgtgacgtccgggatctcatccgggactccgaacaacattcggtatgctgcatactcatattcatacaaccctagcgtcaccgaaccttaagtgtgtagatcctacgggttcgggagacacgtagacatgaccgagacgactctcgggcaataaccaacagcgggatctggatacccatgttggctcccacatgctcctcgatgatttcatcggatgaaccacgatgtcgaggattaaacaaccccgtatacaattccctttgtcaatcggtacgttacttgcccgagactcgatcatcggtatcccaataccttgttcagtatcgttaccggcaagtcactttactcgtaccgtaatgcatgatcccgtgaccaaccacttggtcactttgagctcattatgatgatgcattaccgagtgcgcccagagatacctctccgtcatatggagtgacaaatcccagtctcgatccatgtcaacccaacaaacacttttggagatacctgtagtgcacctttatagtcacccagttacgttgtgacgtttgatacacccaaagcactcctacggtatccgggagttacacgatctcatggtctaaggaagagatacttgatattggaaaagctctagcaaacgaactacacgatcttgtgctatgcttaggattgagtcttgtccatcacatcattctcctaatgatgtgatcccgttatcaacgacatccaatgtccatagccaggaaaccatgactatctgatgatcaacgagctagtcaactagaggctcactagggacatattatggtctatgtattcacacgtgtattacgatttccggataatatagttatagcatgaataaagacaattatcatgaacaaagaaatataataataatgcttttattattgcctctagggcatatttccaacaatatcttGGGCGAATATGAGGAGGCCCGAACGAGCCCGAGAGTGTACCACAAACTCGACCAAATCGCTCCTTCCCGCCTCCTTCGATCTTGTTGGACCCAACATTcccctccccccccctctctctctctNNNNNNNNNNNNNNNNNNNNNNNNNNNNNNNNNNNNNNNNNNNNNNNNNNNNNNNNNNNNNNNNNNNNNNNNNNNNNNNNNNNNNNNNNNNNNNNNNNNNNNNNNNNNNNNNNNNNNNNNNNNNNNNNNNNNNNNNNNNNNNNNNNNNNNNNNNNNNNNNNNNNNNNNNNNNNNNNNNNNNNNNNNNNNNNNNNNNNNNNNNNNNNNNNNNNNNNNNNNNNNNNNNNNNNNNNNNNNNNNNNNNNNNNNNNNNNNNNNNNNNNNNNNNNNNNNNNNNNNNNNNNNNNNNNNNNNNNNNNNNNNNNNNNNNNNNNNNNNNNNNNNNNNNNNNNNNNNNNNNNNNNNNNNNNNNNNNNNNNNNNNNNNNNNNNNNNNNNNNNNNNNNNNNNNNNNNNNNNNNNNNNNNNNNNNNNNNNNNNNNNNNNNNNNNNNNNNNNNNNNNNNNNNNNNNNNNNNNNNNNNNNNNNNNNNNNNNNNNNNNNNNNNNNNNNNNNNNNNNNNNNNNNNNNNNNNNNNNNNNNNNNNNNNNNNNNNNNNNNNNNNNNNNNNNNNNNNNNNNNNNNNNNNNNNNNNNNNNNNNNNNNNNNNNNNNNNNNNNNNNNNNNNNNNNNNNNNNNNNNNNNNNNNNNNNNNNNNNNNNNNNNNNNNNNNNNNNNNNNNNNNNNNNNNNNNNNNNNNNNNNNNNNNNNNNNNNNNNNNNNNNNNNNNNNNNNNNNNNNNNNNNNNNNNNNNNNNNNNNNNNNNNNNNNNNNNNNNNNNNNNNNNNNNNNNNNNNNNNNNNNNNNNNNNNNNNNNNNNNNNNNNNNNNNNNNNNNNNNNNNNNNNNNNNNNNNNNNNNNNNNNNNNNNNNNNNNNNNNNNNNNNNNNNNNNNNNNNNNNNNNNNNNNNNNNNNNNNNNNNNNNNNNNNNNNNNNNNNNNNNNNNNNNNNNNNNNNNNNNNNNNNNNNNNNNNNNNNNNNNNNNNNNNNNNNNNNNNNNNNNNNNNNNNNNNNNNNNNNNNNNNNNNNNNNNNNNNNNNNNNNNNNNNNNNNNNNNNNNNNNNNNNNNNNNNNNNNNNNNNNNNNNNNNNNNNNNNNNNNNNNNNNNNNNNNNNNNNNNNNNNNNNNNNNNNNNNNNNNNNNNNNNNNNNNNNNNNNNNNNNNNNNNNNNNNNNNNNNNNNNNNNNNNNNNNNNNNNNNNNNNNNNNNNNNNNNNNNNNNNNNNNNNNNNNNNNNNNNNNNNNNNNNNNNNNNNNNNNNNAAACGATATAGGGTTGCTGGAGCATGGCTACTCTTTATACAATCGGACGGACTGCCTCGGTTAGTGACTAATCAGAAAATCATGACCTAACCAGGCTCTTCAAACCATCCATATGCGTTCATACTAATCAGAACCCTTGTATTCAACTCATATCTTGGGCGAATATGAGGAGGCCCGGACGAGCCCGAGAGTGTACCACAAACTCGACCAAATTGCTCCCTCCCacctcctttgatcttgttggacCCAACattcccccccctctctctctctctctccccttcctCATCTGCTCCGACCCTGGCCTAGCTCCTTCTCCATTCCGACCCCTTAGCGTAGCCGGCGCCACCACAAAAGTTCTCCCCGCTGTCTCGCCAAGGCGGCACGTCTGGCTATTCTCGGACTGTGCCTTGCCTTGTATTTGACAAATTGTTCGAGAAGTCTTTTTGTGATTCTTTTCTAGGAAAAAACGATGGATTCGGATGGTTCATCAGATGAGGAGTATGAAAACACGAAGCTTGGTGAATTATTGTAAAAACAAGTTCTTCGATTCGTCGAAGACAagcaaagatgatgatgatgatcatgaacatCCAGGGGGAAATAGACACGGAGGTGGAGCACATTCTGAACTTCAAAGTTTCGATCAAAGGGATAAGAGTTTTGAAACGGGATAGGGTCGCTGGAGCACAATTGCTCTAGAAGTACCACTTCCAATCCGGACCAACATTCCCTGATACATGGTTTCGTCAACGCTTCTGGATGCGCAAGCCCTTGTTCTTACCCGTGGTGGAGGGAGTGCAAGCACATGATCTATGCTTCAGGCTAACCAGAGATTATTGTGGACATCTCTCGTTATGACCTCCGTGTTACATATGATGTTTGATTAACCCCAAAGTTCATCACAAGGTAAGAAGTGACTACgacactctcatggtctaaggaactaaatcACACATTAACGCTCCGTGTTATAGCAATTAACTTCTGGCTATTGCATCTCAAAGTATAGTAAACAAGTTTggatcgattcaatatgatcgttcttccaatgTCATATTCTCAAtgttaggactatcgttacacttaatggTATTCTAAGATCCGAGAACCGTGATCATCAACAACAATTGAGCTAGTCTTAAGGTGGGCCTAGGAATCAtattttaccgtttatcattccacgcgtgcatatgagtttttcagTGAATCACATATTCTAGGACCATAGGAGTTAtatcatagaatataaactcttaacttTAAACACATAAATATAATAATACAGTATTATTGCCTTTCGGGCATATTTCaataacaataaaaaattgtagataagaTTGAGACATAATACGCCACCGCCGGAGGCCCTAACCGACAATATCACCGACTGTGCGACCATCGGACGCCGCCCTGGTACGTGCAACTCCTAGGCCATACACCTTGTGCTCtatgtgttcgatgaaatgtccgagcagtttttccttttcttttggtcATTTATTGGTCATCGATGGATTCGTAGTTGGATGATGAGTATTGAAATAGACACCTTAACAAATTCATACACAAAGAGTTCATTGATTCGTCAGATTCGACGATAAAGATGTTGAAATTCATGGCCTCTCCTTGCAACTCCCGCAACTCATGCAAAAACTCCACCTTCTCAACATCACTTTGCAGCCCGTACACACCCGTCAACCGCCACATGGCCTCTCCTTGCTTGAAGAGTGCAGTTAGTGTGTTTGCAGTGACATGCCTATTAGAGGCCGAAACTACCAGCCTATCGCACGCAAGTAGAATACCGCCACGCGTGCCGACGGTTGGCACATAGAAAAAGTCTTCAAATCTATTACCCAGGCCTTGCTTTACAATTTCGCTCGACATGATCTCCATCTTAGTCTCTTGAAGGCACACAATGCTTGCCCGAGCCGCCTCCACTACCTGATAAACCGAGCTACGCCGTGCCGTGGAGTTCAGTCGGCGCACGTTCCACACTAATATTTTCGTGGGTTGTGCAGCCACAGCAATGACCCACCACGACTACCATGGTGCACTCAGGCACTACGAACCAACTACCACCACATCCTCATCTGAGGCGAGTCCCAGCCGATCAAGGCCAAAATTGCCTTAACGTGGCTCTCCACCAGTGGCTTTCAAACAAGTCGATGTAGGCTTGAAGAGCCTCATCGGTGATCACACCCCCCTCGTGCGCGAGGCACAGTTTCCTGATTAGCACCGACTGCTGCTTGGATGCCTTTGATCCACGTCCTCCCTTGGCAAGTCTGACACTCCGACGCGGAGAGGTAACCGCTACACGCTTCTGCCTTGGCTTCCGTTGTTTCTGAGGAGGGTCTGTGTTCATGGGCTGCGATAATAGTGGGGAGAGCGCTTGCATCAGCTCAGGCAGATCATGGCAACCTGCTCCCGGGGCGAAGTCTGAGTCGGAATAGCGATAGCTGTGGCCGCTCCCGCCACCGGCGTGTCAGCCTGATCAGAAAGGCTCACAGAAAACCAGCCCTCTCTACGTTCCAGTGTGCATGGGCACGTCCCATCCGCATGCACCGCGGGTCCACTTCTCTCTGATTCCCTGGCCCACGAACCCACCAACAAAAGACCGGACAATCTTTGCAACTTTGAAGCGGTTCCTTAGTAATTTTGACTGGTCAATTCCTTATGATTCTCatcgggtttgacactcttacttatcggaaagaTATACAATTTTCCTTGTACCAGTGGGTTATCAAAAGTCTAGTAGGTCCAATGCCTTCGGCATGCCCGAACAAACCAGATTGTGTCATGTGGACGGCGCCGACTCTTTTGGTGTCCTGAATGATTCAGAGCTCTTAAGTAACGAAATCGGGGGTTGAACTTGTGCGGAAGTCGGTGGCTCCGGTATGTGACCTCTTTGCCATTTGTTTGTGCGCTTCGACAAGCCCAAACATGCGCGGCACAAGCATGGGAAAGAGTAGAAATCCACCTTATCTTGAAAACCCGACTTTTCTTTTTGTAGTTTCCATTGCGTTTTTCCTTTGTCCTTTGGTTTTCTATACATGAACAACTTATTGATACTCGGGAAATGATTTCAAATTCACGatgaatattttctgaaataaatgagGAATATTTTTCAATACAAGATGATCATCTTTTAGATACACAATGACCATTTTTAAAATAAGCAACATGCCTTTATAGACAAGTGATTAATATTTATTAGACACGcgatggacatctttcaacacatgATGAACATATTTTATGGACATGATGAGCATTATCTTTCTATACATGACCAAAGTATCTAATACAGTACACAATTAATATTTGTAAAGCCGCAATTTTTTTTTTGTAAAGCCGCATTGAACTTTTGTCAAATTCACAGTGAACACACCCCTTAAAAATTGCAACGAACATTTTCTTTAATTCACAATGAACCTTTACATTTTCGAGTACATGTGAAGCTTTTTGTAGAAATATAAGTAAAATTGAAATATGTGCTGAATATAGATATTTTAGTGGAAATATATAAAGGGGGAAAACGGAAAAACCAAAACCGACGAGCAATAGGCTATCCAGGCGCTTGGAGGGGCCGGCCTATGAAGCAGCGGGCCTGTCGGCTTCGGCCAGTGCGACTGGACGGCCCGATCCATTCGGCGCCGATCAACCCAGGTTTCTAGGGTTCCGGAGCATCGCGGCCGCGGGGATTTCTTGGAGAGGCGGTTACCCCGACGAGACGATGTGGAAGGATGAAATGACGATCCTGCCCCTCATTGCTTTGTGCCGCGTCCGCCCGTATAACCTGTGCACAGAACGGagaatccacacacacacacacaaacacacacaccacGCTTCCCTCCTCCACCGATCCCCTCCCCCTCCACTGCACAGCTCCCTTTCCTCCCTCCTGCCAATggacaccgccgccctcctcccacgaGCATCCACtcctccgaccgcctccaccccctccCTCGTCGCCGTCTCCGGACGCCACCGCCCTCCTACCGCGACCGCGACCACGACCATCCTCTCCCCCCTCCTCCGTTCGAGCGCAGCCACCGCCTCCGACGTCATCGGAGAACATCATGTTCGTCCCCTGCCTCCGCCGTACCACCACAGGCCACCCCTCGCTCGCCGCGCCCCCGTCCTCCTTGGTGGTGGGAAGGAACCCGCGGTCGCTAAGGATCGAGCTGGGGAAGAGCAAAGCGCctggatcctcctcctcctcctcctcctgcagggGGGTGGAGAGCAGGTTCGATTTCGAGTCGCGTTTCAATTTCGACCCTGCTTGCTGCCTTACGCTCCTGACCGCAATGTGTTGCGCTTGATTACTGATTTCGTCCTAGCCTATTTTCTGCGGTCTGCTTTAATTTCGAGGATGATTGCTGTTGTTTGTGACCGCGCGCAACTTGTTCAGACTTCgcagagacgaggaggaggaggaacagaAGGAGGAGATCTCTTACTGGGAGATGATGGTGCGCATGTACAAGGACTTCCGCCGGCGGGCGCCACTCCGACGTGCCGCGAGAGCCGCGCCAAGGAGACTCCCGGCCGCTCGAATATCTGCTCCGCACCACACCAGGTTGATTCCGTTTGTTCTCGGGGCATCAACCTGACGCATCTGGTCTGTTTGATGAAGCCACCGCGGCGGCAATGCGGCGGGCGACAAGTGCATGGTGGTCGCCCCGCCCAGGCGCGCACCATCGTCACGGACCCcctccttctcgaggaggaaggagagtcagAGAGGAGTCACCACTCGAAACAAACTCCAGCCACTAGCCTGGTAAGCGTTTCGATCTGTCAACCTGTCCAATCGTACCATCTTCCCCGAGTTACGAGTTCATCCGTTTCCTTCGCAGCATGACCGAGGAGATGCTGGACCTCGTTCTATCTCCACATCGCAAGCAGCTCGCCGTCCGCGAGAGGTAGGGCGGGAATTAGAAGCGCTCTCTCTTCTATCTGTTGTTTGCGAGGATAATCTTTTGACTGTGTCTGTGTGCTGTTTGCAGGGGCAAAGGGGGCGAGGCGTTCTCTGTCGAGTCCGGCGAGGACTACGACAGTTCGGGTTCAGACAAGTCGGATGAGTACGCCTTTCCGAGGTACGTGCGACGAATGGATCGTCTATCGAATCGTGAATTTCTGATGGATCCTTAGAGGGTGTGGTTATTTTAACCTGTAATTTCTTCTTGTTCAGTGCTGGGACAATCCTTATAGGTCAAATCGAAGTCAAGTTAAACCTCGAGCAGTATGAATGGCCCAATCTGGAGAAGAAGCAGGGCAAGGCCAATGAGGCGCCCCTCCCGGTGCTAGCCACGAGCCATGACAAGGTGTCCATGGCGGCGCTGCTCCCGGCTCTCGACACCGGCAAGGAGGCCAAGCACATGGCGGCGCCGCTCCCGGCTCTCGACACCAACCTCCGCAAGGAGGCGGCGCCGCCGGTGATGCTCAAGGCTGCTGCAGGCGAGACAGCGCGAAATCCGCTCGCCGTCGACATTGGCCCAGTCCCCCGCGGGGGTGGTGGCcttggtggtggtggaggtggccctggaggGGGTGGGGCCGGCGGTGGAGGTGCGCCTGGTGGCGGAGGAGgtccgggaggcggcggcggcggcgggggaggtggtccgggaggcggcggcggcggcgggggaggtgatccggctggaggcggcggcgacaACATCGTTCGTGGGTTACGAGTGGTGCCACACCAGCTTCCGTCGCTTATGTGCAACCGTTGTTTCGACCAGCCAACAAGGTACTGCAATGGCTGTCGACGCGTTTACTGCCCCCTTTGCTTTTGCGCCTGCAACGCGGCGCAGTACTTGCTGCCGATCCCTTCCCTCGTCGGCGGCGCGTGTGTGCTTCCGGGGCCGGTCACTCTCATGGACGTGGAATTTCCTTACATTTTCATTGCCGGCGTCCGTCACGACCCTTGGATTTCATGGTATTTCGCCAGGGCCGGTCATGTTTTCCAAGTGGACAACTTGCAGCCGAGCATTCCTGTGGTCCGTTACAGCTTCAGACTACAAGGATACTGGATGGTCAATATGACTGATGCCGTGTATGAGCACGTGCCGCGCACTGCCATGTTTCCAGCTTACAACTTTCAGAATTTGTAGTCTGTTCTTCATGTTCCGTGCTGCCGAATTTAGAGCTACTTGTGCTCACTTATCTTCATCATTTGTAGTGTTATATATTGTGATGTAACTTCAGTAATGACAGGCGGGGGAAAACATTTACTCCAGTTATGCTATTATGAAGTTTCTTTCTTATGTCTAATTTATCTGGCTGTTATGTGGTGTACTTGGTGTTCTTATTACCTGACAATAATCCTGGAAACCAGTCCTTTTGGAAACTCTATAGTAGTACTACTTTGGTTGTGCATCCCGCGAAAGAAAGCTATCATTGGTTCTTCATTAGTAGAGTATTAATTATTCATGAGGGAACACCTATCTTTCATCATGTCATGGCGCGCTCAGCAttattattattcatgctggagcaCTTGCCACTCTCCAGCATGAGAACTCGTATGGACGCATGAGCTTCATTCACagggctttgctttgccagaccagGACTTGACAAAACTAGAGAGGGCGGAAGATTGCGTGGTCAGAAGTTTTGCCTGTGCTTCTTGGACTGATATAGCAAAACATTTGGAGCTATTTTTGTTTTCACCACATAATTATAAATGCGATAGTTCTACCTCCCTCTCATACACCATATGCACCCTTTTCTTGCTACCCACATCCTTGAAAAATACACCATTCATACGTTGAGCATCACTCTAATAGCACTCCACAAAGCCACAAACTAAGGGTTACATTTTTTCTCCCCCCAAACTCCCCTTCCATCACCCAGAGATGTATCTGGTGCACCGGGCAATTGGTGCTACCAGGGCACCTGTTCCTCATTGGACATTAGAAAATGCGtgaaaaaatccagaaaaaattaGTGCATTGATACAACATGAATGCATGTTGTTACAAAAATTCAGACCAAAATTTGAACACATTGCTCGAGATACATAACACAAGTTGGGCTTCATTTTtggcccattagcacattgatgccaaatttgttattCTTGTATCTCGAGCGA
Above is a window of Triticum dicoccoides isolate Atlit2015 ecotype Zavitan chromosome 5B, WEW_v2.0, whole genome shotgun sequence DNA encoding:
- the LOC119308964 gene encoding uncharacterized protein LOC119308964 translates to MVVAPPRRAPSSRTPSFSRRKESQRGVTTRNKLQPLACMTEEMLDLVLSPHRKQLAVRERGKGGEAFSVESGEDYDSSGSDKSDEYAFPSAGTILIGQIEVKLNLEQYEWPNLEKKQGKANEAPLPVLATSHDKVSMAALLPALDTGKEAKHMAAPLPALDTNLRKEAAPPVMLKAAAGETARNPLAVDIGPVPRGGGGLGGGGGGPGGGGAGGGVDNLQPSIPVVRYSFRLQGYWMVNMTDAVYEHVPRTAMFPAYNFQNL